The Erigeron canadensis isolate Cc75 chromosome 4, C_canadensis_v1, whole genome shotgun sequence genome window below encodes:
- the LOC122596875 gene encoding uncharacterized protein LOC122596875 translates to MTLSTTNLIKSRTMIKRGQLYLDNDYVWHNINSVNSVARDLDSVGIVPLQSLSEKTGNGNGTCFWLNEWNGNVSLASKFPRLFNLELSKNAFNSDRWKDNALVSNWRRQIRGGAESSELNHLTSLLSLVVLVDESNKWKFSNSSMKEFSVKGMHHMIDEVLLTNSQVATRWNKLVPRKVNILGWRVLLNRIPTRSNLVNKSVEFCPICDNTVETSDHLFGNCEIALKVWSLVAK, encoded by the coding sequence atgacattatCAACTaccaatttgataaaatcaagaACTATGATTAAGCGAGGTCAgttgtatttggataatgattatgtGTGGCACAATATTAATAGTGTGAATAGTGTGGCTCGTGATCTTGATTCGGTTGGCATTGTTCCTCTTCAATCTCTTTCGGAAAAAACTGGTAATGGTAATGGCACCTGTTTTTGGCTTAATGAGTGGAATGGTAATGTTAGTTTGGCTTCCAAATTTCCAAGATTATTCAATTTAGAGCTTTCAAAAAACGCTTTCAATTCTGATCGATGGAAAGATAATGCTTTGGTTTCTAACTGGAGAAGACAAATCCGTGGTGGGGCTGAATCTAGTGAACTGAATCACCTTACGAGTCTGTTGAGTTTGGTGGTTCTTGTTGATGAATCGAATAAATGGAAATTTTCTAACTCGAGCATGAAGGAATTTTCGGTGAAAGGTATGCATCACATGATTGACGAGGTTTTGCTTACTAATAGTCAAGTAGCTACTAGATGGAATAAATTGGTGCCGCGAAAGGTCAATATACTTGGGTGGAGGGTCCTTTTAAATAGAATTCCAACTCGTAGCAACTTGGTTAATAAAAGTGTGGAATTCTGTCCGATATGTGATAATACAGTGGAAACAAGCGATCACTTATTTGGAAATTGTGAGATTGCTTTAAAAGTATGGAGTTTGGTGGCCAAATAG
- the LOC122596876 gene encoding COBRA-like protein 1, whose protein sequence is MNPRWCLPLILALLFAICSLADCYDPLDPNGNVTVTFDILQWTPDGYVARVSIQNYYQYRQVDNPGWKLGFTWTNNEIIWSISGAVATHRGNCSTFKDQIPHSCMPSPEIVDLMPDLRPPNSPENCCRGGLLAASAINPPESSSSFDIVVGNIQGNVSLQIPVNLTLLAPGPGYTCSLIEETKPTASLVDGGRRREEVLKTWKSTCTYSSYLANKTPVCCVSLSTFYSPEITTCPQCSCGCRPADKKTLSCIRYVGTSSSEYVTSLDTLRCTDHMCPIRIHWHIKTNYKDHWRVKLTVTNLNYNRNYTNWNILVHHPGFSQHATTYSFNTTLLHTAGILDDLALFWGLDYYNNKLLSADKDQVGSVSTEILLAKDHKTFTLRNGWALPRTIYFAGENCVMPSPDTYPMLPNGTYMDRPLGSLILFIIMLCSFKLLSF, encoded by the exons ATGAATCCAAGATGGTGTTTACCTTTGATATTGGCGTTGCTGTTTGCGATATGCAGTCTAGCAG ATTGTTATGACCCTCTGGATCCAAATGGGAATGTTACAGTAACGTTTGACATACTTCAGTGGACACCTGATGGCTATGTG GCAAGGGTAAGTATCCAAAATTACTATCAGTATCGTCAAGTAGACAACCCCGGGTGGAAGTTGGGATTCACATGGACAAACAACGAGATAATCTGGTCAATATCTGGTGCAGTTGCAACACACAGAGGAAATTGCTCTACTTTCAAAGATCAGATACCACATAGCTGTATGCCATCTCCCGAGATAGTTGATCTGATGCCAGACTTACGCCCTCCTAACTCACCAGAGAACTGCTGTCGTGGTGGTCTTCTTGCTGCTTCAGCTATTAACCCTCCAGAATCATCTTCCTCATTCGATATTGTTGTTGGTAACATACAAGGAAATGTTTCTTTACAGATTCCTGTAAATCTTACTTTGCTGGCGCCGGGCCCTGGTTATACTTGTAGCCTTATTGAAGAGACTAAACCAACTGCTTCGCTTGTTgatggaggaagaagaagagaagaagTTCTCA AAACATGGAAATCAACATGCACATACTCTAGTTATTTGGCTAACAAAACACCAGTATGTTGTGTTTCACTGTCAACATTTTACAGCCCAGAAATCACCACATGCCCTCAATGCAGCTGCGGTTGCAGACCAGCAGACAAGAAAACGTTATCGTGCATTAGGTACGT TGGTACTAGTAGTTCGGAATATGTCACTAGTTTGGACACTTTGAGATGCACGGATCATATGTGCCCCATTCGAATCCATTGGCATATTAAAACCAATTACAAGGATCATTGGAGGGTGAAGCTGACTGTTACCAATCTAAACTACAACCGAAACTACACTAACTGGAACATCTTGGTTCACCATCCCGGGTTCAGTCAACATGCAACAACTTATAGCTTCAACACTACTTTGCTTCATACCGCTGGGATCTTAG ATGATCTAGCCCTCTTTTGGGGTTTAGACTACTACAACAACAAGCTTTTGAGTGCAGACAAGGATCAAGTGGGCTCGGTCTCCACAGAGATACTTCTAGCCAAGGATCACAAAACATTCACATTACGCAACGGTTGGGCTTTGCCAAGAACCATTTACTTTGCAGGTGAAAACTGTGTCATGCCATCTCCAGATACTTACCCAATGCTTCCGAATGGTACTTATATGGATAGACCTCTTGGTAGTCTAATACTCTTCATAATCATGCTTTGCAGCTTCAAACTTCTAAGCTTTTAA
- the LOC122596878 gene encoding uncharacterized mitochondrial protein AtMg00810-like, with protein MIKDLGELKYFLGIEILRTDTNICLSQRKYVLELLSEYGLLACKPFKTPYESKLVISNKPIDKNDKKIENVTQYQKLLGKLIYLTHTRPDISYSVHCLSQYMHSPFESHLKIAFRVLRYLKDSPGKGILISKSSNMDLKGYSDSDWAKCKATRRSVTGFAVYMGDSLVSWKSKKQSVVSRSSAEAEYRALASLTCEVMWFQNLLRDLEVKVKVAVSLFCDNKVALQIASNLVFHERTKHFEIDLHFVRDKIIDGTIKPLKIESASQVTDILTKGLSIDQHFKLVKSLRMFDLFKT; from the coding sequence atgataaaagatTTAGGGGAGTTAAAGTACTTCTTAGGCATAGAAATATTAAGAACTGATACAAATATTTGCTTATCTCAAAGAAAGTATGTTTTGGAATTACTTTCTGAATATGGATTACTTGCTTGCAAACCATTTAAAACTCCCTATGAATCGAAGCTTGTGATTTCTAATAAACCAATAGataaaaatgacaagaaaaTAGAGAATGTAACTCAATATCAAAAACTTCTTGGTAAACTGATATACTTGACTCACACAAGGCCTGATATTTCATACTCTGTACACTGTTTGAGTCAATATATGCATTCTCCTTTTGAGTCTCATTTGAAGATTGCTTTTAGAGTGCTTAGATACTTGAAAGATAGTCCTGGTAAAGGTATATTGATTTCTAAATCTTCTAATATGGACTTAAAAGGCTATTCTGATTCTGATTGGGCTAAATGCAAAGCCACTAGAAGAAGTGTTACTGGTTTTGCAGTTTATATGGGTGATTCTCTTGTTTCTTGgaaaagtaagaaacaaagTGTTGTTTCTAGATCCTCAGCTGAAGCTGAGTATAGAGCCCTAGCTTCTCTTACTTGTGAAGTTATGTGGTTTCAAAACCTTTTAAGAGATTTGGAGGTAAAGGTTAAGGTAGCAGTTTCTTTGTTTTGTGATAATAAAGTTGCTTTGCAAATTGCTTCTAATCTTGTCTTTCATGAGAGGACTAAACATTTTGAAATAGACTTGCATTTTGTTAGAGATAAAATAATTGATGGTACCATTAAACCTTTAAAGATTGAGTCTGCTAGTCAGGTGACAGATATATTAACAAAAGGTCTATCTATAGACCAACATTTCAAGCTTGTTAAAAGTTTGAGAATGTTTGATTTGTTTAAAACTTAA